The DNA region TCAGCATTACCGAGCTTGCCGATCTTGGGGTTGAGGACCCGCGCGTTCTGTCCTTAAAGGCGTATCCCATTCCTAAAGAAGTGCTTGAGTTTCCACATCGCCCGGCTACACCGTTGTTAGAGCTTTCCTATTCTTTGCATCGCCAATCCGCCAAAAATAAGAAACTGCCTTCGTTAAACGTGCTGGGTGCCAACACCAAAACGGCCCTTGAAAACAGCCAGCGTTTGTTGACCCGTGCACAGACATTGGCGGAAATGGACCTCAGGGACTCGCTGTAAATCCCCTTGCTAAAGACCCCAGCTAGTGATGCAATATCGTTATGACAGACTACAGAGACGTTACACCCGGTGCTCACTCCGACAATGCCAAAGAAGTGCTTCGCTACATCGTGAACTATCTTCGTCACCCGATTGAAAAAATCAAGACATTGCCGGATTGGAATTGGGCGACATTGCTTGTCACCCTGGTGGCTCTGTCGATGGCTTCGGGTGTTTTGACCGGGCTTGTGCCTCCGAACTTCTTTCGCTTGATGGGCGGATTCATTATTTCTCCCCTCGTCGGTGTCACGACAACTTTTATCGGGGCTCTTTTTATTTATTACTATTTCCAAGTCTATGAAAAGCGCACCTGCTCTTTACGCAAGATCTTCACCTTGATTCTTTTTGCCAACATTCCCTTCTTTGTTTTTCAGGTTGGTTCCGAAGTCATCCCTCCCATCACTTTGGTGGGCTTTGCCTTCACCGCTCTTTTAATGGCGGTCGGTCTGACTGAAAACTTTCAGATGGATAAGCGCCGCGCCCTTCGCTTAGTCACGATTCTTTTTGCCATTGTTTTTATCATCTGGCTTTGGAATCGCATCGATATTTCACGTTTGGAAAGACTCGGATAAGTTTCCCAAATATCCTAAATTTGAATACAGCCTTGGCGTCTCAATCTTAGATGTAAGCAAGCTAGACCTTTGTCGGTAATTCTTCCCACTCTCTATTGGTCGAGACCAAACCTGACGATATAGGTCCAGGAAAGCAATTTGTTTAACTCCTGGAATGCATCGAGGTAGCTGCATGAAGACCCTAGTTATCACCTCGGCCGTTACATTCGTGCCGGATAACTATGATGATTTAACTTTCGGCCTGGCCGACAACCCGTTTGTACAAGGGTTGGTGGTCATTGATAACCGCAGCGCCGATATTTACCTGAAAGCCCTTTTATTAATGCTTTCGGGGGCCGGTCCCCTGATGGGCTGGCATCTTCTTAAAAACAGCCTGGATAACTCTTTAAGCCGCAAACAGCAGCGTTATGAATCCGTCGGCAAGAAAGTCTGGGTGCTTAAAGACGTGAACTCTGAAGAGTCTTTGAACTTTCTGGCCTCTTTAGAACCCGATGTGATTTTAAATGCGCGCACCCGCTCTTTTTTTAAAAAGCGGCTCTTAGCCATTCCCAAAATCGGCTGCATCAACATTCATCATGGTCTTTTACCACACCAGCGCGGCTTGATGTGTGACTTCTGGGCCCATCTGCAAGGAACTTCCTTCGGCTTTTCGCTGCACGAAATGACGTCGAAGCTGGATGATGGCGCGTTACTTAAAGTCGTCGAAGTCCCGACGGATAAAAAGAACTATCTGGAGTCTCTGAAACACGCCGCGCGCCTTGAAACCACCGCAGCCAACGAGGTGCTGGCTGAAATCGCCCGCACGCAAAAGATTCAAGGAATTGAAAATACAAAAACAGAGCAAACTGTCTATCGCACCAATCCCCGTCTTATTGATTTTTACAAGCTTCGTTTGCAAGGAATAAAAATATGAAAACCATCATTGCATTGCATGGCAACCCCGGTCACCCGGAAGATTGGACTCTTCTGCAAGAGGCCGTTCAGCCCTTGGGTTACACTCTTCACGCGGTCAAAGCCGACAGCGACGAATGGCTGAGTCTTTTAACTCGCGATTCCTCGAAAAAAATTCTTTTGGGACATTCCTGGGGTGGATACCGTATTTTGAAAACACTTCCGGCCTACGAAAAATATGTCGAGCAAGTGATCCTGGTGACTCCCTATCTAAAACCCGAGCGGGAAATTTCTGGCGTCGCCGGAGCTTTACTGAAGCTGCCGATTTTAGGTGATGCCTTGATAAAATCCAACTTTGCAAAATCGAAAGACGCCTTCTTGCAGGATCTATTTCATCCGTGGTCACTGGCTGACCATCCCTATTTGCAAAAAATCACCGCACGCTTTGATTGGCGTCTGTGGCAGGAAACGGCCTTCAACAAATTGAAAATGCAAAACAATCCTTGGACCCCTCAGGATGTCGTCAAAACACCGGTCACCGTCGTCTATGGCAGTGAAGACAAAATCACCGATGAGTCCATTCAGAATCAGATCGTCACTCAGTATCCGGCGCACAAAATTATCAAAACCGCCAAGGCAGGACACAGTCTTCTTTGGTCTCACATTCAAAACATCTTAGAAATTTTGCAGGAGAAATCAGGTATGTCCCACCCTTCTGAAAAAATTGGTTATTATCCCGGCGCGGATGAACGCAACAACGTGATCAGCTATATGGAAAAACATCTGCGCGAATTTCCAGAGCGCGTCGCCCTGTCCTGGGTTTCCCGCGAGGCTTTGGCGAAATGGGATGGGAATCCGCACACTCGCCTGCCTCATGATCAAATCACCTACAAACATTTCGCTGCGCGAATTAATTCCTTTGCCAGAGGACTTTTGGATATCGGTATTCAAAAGGGAGATCGGGTCATCATCTTCCTGCCGATGAGCCTAGACATGTACACGGCCATGTTCGCCGTGCAAAGAATCGGAGCCATCGCCGTCTTCCTGGATTCCTGGGCACGTAGCCATCACCTAGGTGCTTCGGCAGAATGCGTCGGCCCCAAAGCGATGATCAGCTTTAATATGGCTTTTGAGCTGGTGAATCAGGTTCCAGAATTTCAATCCATGCCGATTCGAATCATGTACGGTCCGGGAGATAAATGCACGCACCGCTTTGAAGAGCTTCTGAAGAAAGATCCGTCGCCGATTGCGGCGGTGGAAAGTGAGTTCACCGCGTTGATTACTTTCACAACGGGCTCGACCGGAAAACCCAAAGGGGCCAACCGCACACATCGTTTTCTTTCGGCCCAGCACCATGCCCTTTCGCACGTGATTCCGTACACAGAAAAAGACAAGGACATGCCCGCGTTCCCGATCTTTAGTTTGAACAATTTGGCTTCGGGTGTGACCACGGTCTTGCCGGCGTTGGATTTGGCAGCCCCTTCCGAACGAGATTCTGCAATTCTGGCGTGTCAGATATTAAATGAAAATATTAACTGCACGACTCTTTCGCCGAGTATGCTTGTTGGTTTAGCTCGCTACTGCAAGGAAAAGAATTTGATTTTAAAAGGTCTTCGCCGTGTCGTCACGGGAGGCGCTCCGATTTCTAAAGATGACGTCAAAGCCTTCTACGAAATCGCGCCACAAACTGAGCTCTGGATTTTATACGGCTCTACCGAGGCCGAACCCATGGCGCATATCGAGGGTCGCGACATGCTGAAAGAAAGCAAGATCACGGACCCTGAAATCATCGAAGAAGGCGTCAACGTGGGTCATATCAGCGAAGACATCGACTTCAAGTTCATCCGTATCAAAGACGGTCCTGTCGAACTGAAGAATTCCTCGTGGCAAGAAATCGAAGTTCCGACGGGTGAAATCGGCGAGTTTATCTGCACGGGCGACCATGTCTGCCGCGACTACTACAACAATCCCGACGCCTTTAAAACCACGAAGATTCTGGATAACAAAGACCGCGTCTGGCATCGCACCGGCGATCTGGCTTACATCGATGGCGATAGAAATCTTTGGATTGTCGGCCGCGTGAATAATGCCATCGAAAGGGCCGGAAAAT from Bdellovibrio sp. ArHS includes:
- a CDS encoding YIP1 family protein, encoding MTDYRDVTPGAHSDNAKEVLRYIVNYLRHPIEKIKTLPDWNWATLLVTLVALSMASGVLTGLVPPNFFRLMGGFIISPLVGVTTTFIGALFIYYYFQVYEKRTCSLRKIFTLILFANIPFFVFQVGSEVIPPITLVGFAFTALLMAVGLTENFQMDKRRALRLVTILFAIVFIIWLWNRIDISRLERLG
- a CDS encoding formyltransferase family protein codes for the protein MKTLVITSAVTFVPDNYDDLTFGLADNPFVQGLVVIDNRSADIYLKALLLMLSGAGPLMGWHLLKNSLDNSLSRKQQRYESVGKKVWVLKDVNSEESLNFLASLEPDVILNARTRSFFKKRLLAIPKIGCINIHHGLLPHQRGLMCDFWAHLQGTSFGFSLHEMTSKLDDGALLKVVEVPTDKKNYLESLKHAARLETTAANEVLAEIARTQKIQGIENTKTEQTVYRTNPRLIDFYKLRLQGIKI
- a CDS encoding alpha/beta fold hydrolase; protein product: MKTIIALHGNPGHPEDWTLLQEAVQPLGYTLHAVKADSDEWLSLLTRDSSKKILLGHSWGGYRILKTLPAYEKYVEQVILVTPYLKPEREISGVAGALLKLPILGDALIKSNFAKSKDAFLQDLFHPWSLADHPYLQKITARFDWRLWQETAFNKLKMQNNPWTPQDVVKTPVTVVYGSEDKITDESIQNQIVTQYPAHKIIKTAKAGHSLLWSHIQNILEILQEKSGMSHPSEKIGYYPGADERNNVISYMEKHLREFPERVALSWVSREALAKWDGNPHTRLPHDQITYKHFAARINSFARGLLDIGIQKGDRVIIFLPMSLDMYTAMFAVQRIGAIAVFLDSWARSHHLGASAECVGPKAMISFNMAFELVNQVPEFQSMPIRIMYGPGDKCTHRFEELLKKDPSPIAAVESEFTALITFTTGSTGKPKGANRTHRFLSAQHHALSHVIPYTEKDKDMPAFPIFSLNNLASGVTTVLPALDLAAPSERDSAILACQILNENINCTTLSPSMLVGLARYCKEKNLILKGLRRVVTGGAPISKDDVKAFYEIAPQTELWILYGSTEAEPMAHIEGRDMLKESKITDPEIIEEGVNVGHISEDIDFKFIRIKDGPVELKNSSWQEIEVPTGEIGEFICTGDHVCRDYYNNPDAFKTTKILDNKDRVWHRTGDLAYIDGDRNLWIVGRVNNAIERAGKYYFPVRSEVLLKRFDFTYRCAFLGVPDATLGQATYAVVELKQDIDAKSFDFESAKKDIRRVFEKNKIPVDQIKFVKKIPMDPRHHSKVEYKVLRDQLNDPEVIIA